One stretch of Hevea brasiliensis isolate MT/VB/25A 57/8 chromosome 12, ASM3005281v1, whole genome shotgun sequence DNA includes these proteins:
- the LOC110667013 gene encoding B3 domain-containing protein REM16 isoform X1 gives MQKIIVGRNGDGTNSRGAGRDLTEIRQLSIASPSVQSVLEESVSSTGILVEMGEEACRDCRSWEEEIYWTHFQCLHFSQVLRPSFRRQLPIPEHFTKNLRKKLPQVMTLRGPSGLTWQVVLTTNDDTMFFNHGWEEFVNDHFLQEKDLLIFKYNGDSCFDVLIFDGQSLCEKAGSYFVRKCGHREHDSGYHTKRKTGENSFEAPLPCPEDVVGFSPPQKSANNDIDTTPLGRPNIYRCTTKKTRREIEFTNPIHEEFSTSDEEIETKPDMEHVSPSVVHSVPYLSSRRLITEEEKQNVCQLAQAVLTRDGFMVVMKPTHVYRRFYMSIPSAWTSKNLRSLEKQDVILRTKENTWHTKFYYQKSKNSGGLSSGWKSFALANDLQEFDVCVFEPGSPVNDAIVLDVNIFRVFPED, from the exons ATGCAAAAAATAATTGTGGGAAGAAACGGAGATGGAACAAACAGTAGAGGAGCAGGAAGAGACTTAACAGAGATTCGTCAATTATCGATTGCAAGCCCAAGCGTGCAATCCGTGTTGGAAGAGTCTGTAAGCTC GACTGGTATATTAGTGGAAATGGGTGAAGAAGCATGCAGGGATTGCAGAAGCTGGGAAGAGGAAATTTATTGGACCCATTTTCAATGTCTCCATTTCTCTCAGGTTCTCCGCCCTAGTTTTCGTCGGCAGCTT CCGATCCCAGAGCATTTTACAAAAAATTTGAGAAAGAAACTACCTCAGGTCATGACGCTTAGAGGTCCTAGTGGCCTTACATGGCAAGTTGTACTCACAACAAATGATGATACTATGTTCTTCAATCATGGTTGGGAAGAATTTGTAAATGATCATTTTCTCCAAGAGAAAGATCTTTTGATCTTTAAGTACAATGGGGATTCATGCTTTGATGTTCTAATTTTTGATGGTCAAAGCTTATGTGAGAAGGCAGGTTCATATTTTGTCAGAAAATGTGGTCACAGAGAACATGACAGTGGTTACCATACAAAAAGGAAAACTGGTGAAAATTCTTTTGAAGCTCCTCTTCCCTGTCCTGAGGATGTTGTTGGGTTCTCTCCACCTCAGAAATctgcaaataatgacattgacACAACACCATTAGGGCGACCTAACATTTACCGCTGCACCACCAAGAAGACACGAAGGGAAATTGAGTTTACCAACCCTATTCATGAAGAATTTTCTACTTCTGATGAGGAAATAGAGACAAAGCCTG ACATGGAGCACGTCAGTCCAAGTGTGGTGCACAGTGTGCCATATCTATCAAGTAGAAGGCTAATAACAGAGGAAGAGAAACAGAATGTATGCCAGTTGGCACAAGCAGTGTTAACAAGGGATGGCTTCATGGTAGTTATGAAACCTACACACGTGTACCGGAGATTTTACATG TCGATACCTTCAGCATGGACATCTAAGAATCTAAGATCTCTAGAGAAACAAGATGTGATTCTACGCACGAAAGAGAATACTTGGCACACCAAATTTTATTATCAGAAATCTAAAAACAGTGGAGGGCTTTCTTCTGGGTGGAAGAGTTTTGCCCTGGCAAATGACTTGCAGGAATTTGATGTGTGCGTTTTTGAACCTGGAAGTCCAGTGAATGATGCTATTGTCCTTGATGTTAATATCTTTCGTGTCTTCCCGGAAGACTAG
- the LOC110667012 gene encoding uncharacterized protein LOC110667012, protein MTLFHFFNCAILTFGPHAVYYSATPLSEYDTLGTSIKAALVYLGTALVKLVCLATFLKVSENDSFDPYQELLKALIGFIDVAGLYFALTQLTHRNISQNHKFQAVGLGWAFADSVLHRLAPLWVGARGLEFTWDYILQGLEANANLVLSISLAALGSLMWLRKNKPKTLIPIIYACAGIVATMPSITSYLRRGLGWHLPKVVGFELFTSLMMAFISWQLFSACQRPSS, encoded by the exons ATGACGTTGTTTCATTTCTTCAACTGTGCGATTCTCACCTTCGGCCCTCACGCTGTTTACTATTCCGCCACGCCCTT GTCCGAGTATGATACCCTTGGAACCTCTATTAAAGCTGCGCTTGTTTATCTTGGGACAGCTTTAGTAAAG CTCGTTTGCTTAGCCACTTTTCTTAAGGTGTCTGAGAATGACAGTTTTGATCCATATCAG GAATTGTTGAAAGCTTTAATCGGTTTCATAGATGTTGCTGGGCTGTACTTTGCCTTGACCCAGTTGACTCACAGAAATATCTCTCAAAACCATAAATTTCAAGCTGTTGGACTTG GGTGGGCTTTTGCTGATTCTGTTTTACATAGACTGGCACCTCTTTGGGTGGGAGCTCGAGGGCTAGAATTCACTTGGGATTACATTCTGCAAGGCCTTGAAGCAAATGCTAACCTG GTGCTGAGCATTTCCCTTGCTGCATTGGGATCTCTGATGTGGCTTCGCAAAAACAAACCCAAGACTTTGATTCCCATAATATATGCATGTGCAGGCATTGTGGCAACCATGCCATCCATCACAAG CTATTTGAGAAGAGGATTGGGGTGGCATCTTCCAAAAGTTGTAGGCTTCGAACTATTTACCTCTCTGATGATGGCTTTTATTAGTTGGCAACTCTTTTCTGCATGTCAAAGACCATCGTCGTAG
- the LOC110667024 gene encoding B3 domain-containing protein REM16 isoform X1, translating to MSVKMEEGASGDCRSWNEEIYWTHFQYIHFSQFLHAGFDQCLAIPENFTRNLTRKLPDTVTLKGPSGTKWEIGLTANENTLFFDHGWKEFVKDHSLEENDILVFKYNGESNFDVLMFNGWSMCEKAASYFLRKREPKENDCGCQIERKSGQSCAGVAIGSSLKKKPKHNDIHTTPLKQPVISKVANKKAQRDLKFKKPISTKNSAGNKEPYTCDEDIEAKPEDAGIEQTKEEAESVIQLAQATLTDKGFIVEMKPTHVSRKFFMSIPATWVGKHISCRENQDVILRIKENTWCTRLYYRKRPNRGGLACTGWRSFVLDNKLHEFDVCVFEPSCLANKSIILDVNIFRVNK from the exons ATGTCAGTCAAAATGGAAGAAGGGGCATCCGGGGATTGCAGAAGCTGGAATGAGGAAATTTACTGGACCCATTTTCAGTACATCCATTTCTCTCAGTTTCTCCATGCTGGGTTTGATCAGTGCTTG GCAATCCCTGAAAATTTTACTAGAAATTTGACAAGGAAGTTGCCTGATACTGTGACTCTTAAAGGTCCTTCTGGTACCAAATGGGAAATAGGCCTAACTGCAAATGAAAATACCTTGTTCTTTGACCACGGTTGGAAAGAATTTGTCAAAGATCACTCTCTTGAAGAGAATGATATCTTGGTCTTTAAGTACAACGGAGAATCTAATTTTGATGTTTTAATGTTCAACGGGTGGAGTATGTGTGAGAAGGCAGCTTCCTATTTTCTGAGAAAACGTGAACCTAAAGAAAATGACTGTGGATGCCAAATTGAAAGAAAAAGTGGTCAAAGTTGTGCTGGAGTTGCCATTGGAAGTTCTCTGAAAAAGAAACCTAAACATAATGATATCCACACTACACCATTAAAGCAGCCTGTCATCTCCAAAGTTGCTAATAAGAAAGCTCAAAGAGATCTTAAGTTCAAGAAGCCCATTTCTACCAAGAACAGTGCAGGAAACAAAGAACCTTATACTTGTGATGAGGACATAGAGGCAAAACCTG AGGATGCAGGCATTGAGCAGACAAAGGAAGAAGCAGAGAGTGTAATACAATTAGCACAAGCAACACTAACTGATAAGGGCTTTATTGTGGAGATGAAACCCACACATGTATCCAGAAAATTTTTTATG TCAATCCCTGCTACATGGGTGGGTAAACACATCTCTTGTAGAGAAAATCAAGATGTGATTCTACGTATTAAAGAGAATACATGGTGCACAAGATTATATTATCGTAAAAGACCAAATAGAGGAGGACTTGCTTGTACCGGGTGGAGGAGTTTTGTTTTGGATAACAAGCTACATGAATTTGATGTGTGTGTGTTTGAACCCAGTTGCCTTGCCAACAAGTCCATTATCCTAGATGTTAACATCTTTCGTGTTAATAAATGA
- the LOC110667013 gene encoding B3 domain-containing protein REM16 isoform X2: MGEEACRDCRSWEEEIYWTHFQCLHFSQVLRPSFRRQLPIPEHFTKNLRKKLPQVMTLRGPSGLTWQVVLTTNDDTMFFNHGWEEFVNDHFLQEKDLLIFKYNGDSCFDVLIFDGQSLCEKAGSYFVRKCGHREHDSGYHTKRKTGENSFEAPLPCPEDVVGFSPPQKSANNDIDTTPLGRPNIYRCTTKKTRREIEFTNPIHEEFSTSDEEIETKPDMEHVSPSVVHSVPYLSSRRLITEEEKQNVCQLAQAVLTRDGFMVVMKPTHVYRRFYMSIPSAWTSKNLRSLEKQDVILRTKENTWHTKFYYQKSKNSGGLSSGWKSFALANDLQEFDVCVFEPGSPVNDAIVLDVNIFRVFPED, translated from the exons ATGGGTGAAGAAGCATGCAGGGATTGCAGAAGCTGGGAAGAGGAAATTTATTGGACCCATTTTCAATGTCTCCATTTCTCTCAGGTTCTCCGCCCTAGTTTTCGTCGGCAGCTT CCGATCCCAGAGCATTTTACAAAAAATTTGAGAAAGAAACTACCTCAGGTCATGACGCTTAGAGGTCCTAGTGGCCTTACATGGCAAGTTGTACTCACAACAAATGATGATACTATGTTCTTCAATCATGGTTGGGAAGAATTTGTAAATGATCATTTTCTCCAAGAGAAAGATCTTTTGATCTTTAAGTACAATGGGGATTCATGCTTTGATGTTCTAATTTTTGATGGTCAAAGCTTATGTGAGAAGGCAGGTTCATATTTTGTCAGAAAATGTGGTCACAGAGAACATGACAGTGGTTACCATACAAAAAGGAAAACTGGTGAAAATTCTTTTGAAGCTCCTCTTCCCTGTCCTGAGGATGTTGTTGGGTTCTCTCCACCTCAGAAATctgcaaataatgacattgacACAACACCATTAGGGCGACCTAACATTTACCGCTGCACCACCAAGAAGACACGAAGGGAAATTGAGTTTACCAACCCTATTCATGAAGAATTTTCTACTTCTGATGAGGAAATAGAGACAAAGCCTG ACATGGAGCACGTCAGTCCAAGTGTGGTGCACAGTGTGCCATATCTATCAAGTAGAAGGCTAATAACAGAGGAAGAGAAACAGAATGTATGCCAGTTGGCACAAGCAGTGTTAACAAGGGATGGCTTCATGGTAGTTATGAAACCTACACACGTGTACCGGAGATTTTACATG TCGATACCTTCAGCATGGACATCTAAGAATCTAAGATCTCTAGAGAAACAAGATGTGATTCTACGCACGAAAGAGAATACTTGGCACACCAAATTTTATTATCAGAAATCTAAAAACAGTGGAGGGCTTTCTTCTGGGTGGAAGAGTTTTGCCCTGGCAAATGACTTGCAGGAATTTGATGTGTGCGTTTTTGAACCTGGAAGTCCAGTGAATGATGCTATTGTCCTTGATGTTAATATCTTTCGTGTCTTCCCGGAAGACTAG
- the LOC110667014 gene encoding B3 domain-containing protein Os01g0723500 isoform X2, producing MAKENHAEMENARRPCFFEIFSSNLTADRLKIPVGFTNHMERRISGSVSLTGPSGNVWPVDLTQEKNDIFLDHGWPTFVKDHLIECGDLLVFRYDGELSFTVQVFDISSCEKEAAFHSKCSLDPNQYYRNRSTRQKREREEKAASLDKSCENVSKKVRGDSSELYSEHINKNLGAGVVSNKEGCQHEELITTTKFQEESSSHEQCLSPCPISFIPFQSKACYVKPEAAIQKRIGKEGEKQPDRGYGSILSEREKRVAESFISCFPYFVRIMKRFNISGSYTLNIPYQFSTAHLPNCKTEIVLRTVKGACWTVNSVPTTRVHTSHTFCGGWMAFVRSNDIKIGDVCIFELVRKCELRVFILRVGKEVLDNQSGNLASNGVSVGCTATSHKTECFPKKSRKNTLKAHSWLTTKLEKCDKKGSNKSQLAAVSRRKRGNATKGSARAMLCSQSRGGNEKLEVATDSGKNLDVELSLNDGAGGRMMVALNEEKAAKSFNSGFPNFARIMRKFNISGSYTLKIPHQFSAAYLPNCKTEMVLLNLRGERWTVNSVPDSKGRTIHTFCGGWMAFVRDNDIKMGDVCIFELVSKCEMLVHISGVGGKALQPPS from the exons ATGGCGAAAGAGAATCATGCGGAGATGGAAAATGCTAGGCGCCCTTGTTTCTTCGAGATTTTCTCCTCTAATTTAACTGCGGATCGACTG AAAATACCTGTAGGATTCACCAACCATATGGAAAGAAGAATATCTGGATCAGTTTCTTTAACTGGTCCTAGTGGGAACGTTTGGCCAGTTGACTTAACTCAGGAGAAGAATGATATATTCCTTGATCATGGATGGCCAACTTTTGTGAAAGATCATCTTATAGAATGTGGTGACCTTTTAGTTTTCAGATATGATGGAGAATTGTCTTTTACAGTGCAAGTATTTGATATAAGTTCTTGTGAGAAAGAAGCTGCATTTCATTCCAAATGCAGTCTAGATCCCAACCAGTATTATAGAAATAGAAGTACCAGGcagaagagagaaagagaagaaaaagcTGCGTCTTTAGATAAAAGTTGTGAAAATGTGTCAAAAAAAGTTAGGGGTGACTCTTCTGAATTGTATTCAGAACACATAAACAAAAACTTGGGGGCTGGGGTGGTAAGTAACAAGGAAGGATGCCAGCATGAGGAGCTAATTACAACTACAAAATTCCAAGAAGAGAGTTCCTCCCACGAACAATGTCTTAGTCCATGCCCGATTTCTTTCATCCCCTTTCAATCAAAAGCTTGCTATGTAAAGCCAG AGGCAGCCATCCAGAAAAGAATTGGCAAAGAAGGTGAAAAACAACCTGACAGAGGTTATGGGTCAATTTTGTCGGAACGTGAGAAAAGAGTTGCAGAGTCTTTTATCTCTTGCTTTCCTTATTTTGTGAGAATCATGAAAAGGTTCAACATAAGTGGTTCTTACACTCTG AATATACCATATCAGTTTTCTACGGCTCATCTTCCAAATTGCAAAACAGAAATTGTCCTTCGCACTGTAAAAGGAGCATGTTGGACTGTAAATTCTGTGCCAACAACAAGAGTGCACACAAGTCATACTTTCTGTGGTGGATGGATGGCATTTGTCCGTAGTAATGATATCAAAATAGGAgatgtttgtatttttgaacttgTGCGCAAATGTGAATTGCGAGTGTTTATTCTTCGAGTTGGAAAGGAAGTCTTGGATAACCAAAGTGGAAACTTAGCTTCTAATGGGGTAAGTGTTGGGTGTACTGCCACCTCTCATAAAACTGAATGTTTTCCAAAGAAATCCAGAAAAAACACTTTAAAGGCCCATTCATGGCTCACCACAAAGTTAGAAAAATGTGATAAAAAGGGGTCTAATAAGAGTCAACTAGCAGCAGTTTCCAGAAGGAAACGTGGCAATGCAACAAAGGGTTCTGCCCGTGCTATGCTGTGCTCTCAGTCAAGAGGTGGCAATGAAAAGCTGG AGGTGGCCACTGACAGTGGAAAGAATTTGGATGTTGAACTGAGTTTAAATGATGGAGCTGGTGGGAGAATGATGGTGGCACTCAATGAAGAGAAAGCAGCCAAGTCGTTTAACTCAGGTTTTCCTAATTTTGCCAGAATCATGAGGAAGTTCAACATCAGTGGTTCATATACTCTG AAAATCCCTCACCAATTTTCTGCAGCATATCTCCCCAACTGCAAAACAGAGATGGTCCTTCTTAATTTACGAGGAGAACGCTGGACAGTGAATTCAGTCCCAGACTCAAAAGGGCGAACAATACATACATTTTGTGGAGGATGGATGGCCTTTGTTCGTGATAATGATATCAAGATGGGGGATGTCTGCATATTTGAACTTGTTAGTAAGTGTGAAATGCTAGTACATATATCCGGAGTTGGAGGAAAAGCACTCCAGCCTCCTTCATGA
- the LOC110667014 gene encoding B3 domain-containing protein Os01g0723500 isoform X1 — protein MAKENHAEMENARRPCFFEIFSSNLTADRLKIPVGFTNHMERRISGSVSLTGPSGNVWPVDLTQEKNDIFLDHGWPTFVKDHLIECGDLLVFRYDGELSFTVQVFDISSCEKEAAFHSKCSLDPNQYYRNRSTRQKREREEKAASLDKSCENVSKKVRGDSSELYSEHINKNLGAGVVSNKEGCQHEELITTTKFQEESSSHEQCLSPCPISFIPFQSKACYVKPAEAAIQKRIGKEGEKQPDRGYGSILSEREKRVAESFISCFPYFVRIMKRFNISGSYTLNIPYQFSTAHLPNCKTEIVLRTVKGACWTVNSVPTTRVHTSHTFCGGWMAFVRSNDIKIGDVCIFELVRKCELRVFILRVGKEVLDNQSGNLASNGVSVGCTATSHKTECFPKKSRKNTLKAHSWLTTKLEKCDKKGSNKSQLAAVSRRKRGNATKGSARAMLCSQSRGGNEKLEVATDSGKNLDVELSLNDGAGGRMMVALNEEKAAKSFNSGFPNFARIMRKFNISGSYTLKIPHQFSAAYLPNCKTEMVLLNLRGERWTVNSVPDSKGRTIHTFCGGWMAFVRDNDIKMGDVCIFELVSKCEMLVHISGVGGKALQPPS, from the exons ATGGCGAAAGAGAATCATGCGGAGATGGAAAATGCTAGGCGCCCTTGTTTCTTCGAGATTTTCTCCTCTAATTTAACTGCGGATCGACTG AAAATACCTGTAGGATTCACCAACCATATGGAAAGAAGAATATCTGGATCAGTTTCTTTAACTGGTCCTAGTGGGAACGTTTGGCCAGTTGACTTAACTCAGGAGAAGAATGATATATTCCTTGATCATGGATGGCCAACTTTTGTGAAAGATCATCTTATAGAATGTGGTGACCTTTTAGTTTTCAGATATGATGGAGAATTGTCTTTTACAGTGCAAGTATTTGATATAAGTTCTTGTGAGAAAGAAGCTGCATTTCATTCCAAATGCAGTCTAGATCCCAACCAGTATTATAGAAATAGAAGTACCAGGcagaagagagaaagagaagaaaaagcTGCGTCTTTAGATAAAAGTTGTGAAAATGTGTCAAAAAAAGTTAGGGGTGACTCTTCTGAATTGTATTCAGAACACATAAACAAAAACTTGGGGGCTGGGGTGGTAAGTAACAAGGAAGGATGCCAGCATGAGGAGCTAATTACAACTACAAAATTCCAAGAAGAGAGTTCCTCCCACGAACAATGTCTTAGTCCATGCCCGATTTCTTTCATCCCCTTTCAATCAAAAGCTTGCTATGTAAAGCCAG CAGAGGCAGCCATCCAGAAAAGAATTGGCAAAGAAGGTGAAAAACAACCTGACAGAGGTTATGGGTCAATTTTGTCGGAACGTGAGAAAAGAGTTGCAGAGTCTTTTATCTCTTGCTTTCCTTATTTTGTGAGAATCATGAAAAGGTTCAACATAAGTGGTTCTTACACTCTG AATATACCATATCAGTTTTCTACGGCTCATCTTCCAAATTGCAAAACAGAAATTGTCCTTCGCACTGTAAAAGGAGCATGTTGGACTGTAAATTCTGTGCCAACAACAAGAGTGCACACAAGTCATACTTTCTGTGGTGGATGGATGGCATTTGTCCGTAGTAATGATATCAAAATAGGAgatgtttgtatttttgaacttgTGCGCAAATGTGAATTGCGAGTGTTTATTCTTCGAGTTGGAAAGGAAGTCTTGGATAACCAAAGTGGAAACTTAGCTTCTAATGGGGTAAGTGTTGGGTGTACTGCCACCTCTCATAAAACTGAATGTTTTCCAAAGAAATCCAGAAAAAACACTTTAAAGGCCCATTCATGGCTCACCACAAAGTTAGAAAAATGTGATAAAAAGGGGTCTAATAAGAGTCAACTAGCAGCAGTTTCCAGAAGGAAACGTGGCAATGCAACAAAGGGTTCTGCCCGTGCTATGCTGTGCTCTCAGTCAAGAGGTGGCAATGAAAAGCTGG AGGTGGCCACTGACAGTGGAAAGAATTTGGATGTTGAACTGAGTTTAAATGATGGAGCTGGTGGGAGAATGATGGTGGCACTCAATGAAGAGAAAGCAGCCAAGTCGTTTAACTCAGGTTTTCCTAATTTTGCCAGAATCATGAGGAAGTTCAACATCAGTGGTTCATATACTCTG AAAATCCCTCACCAATTTTCTGCAGCATATCTCCCCAACTGCAAAACAGAGATGGTCCTTCTTAATTTACGAGGAGAACGCTGGACAGTGAATTCAGTCCCAGACTCAAAAGGGCGAACAATACATACATTTTGTGGAGGATGGATGGCCTTTGTTCGTGATAATGATATCAAGATGGGGGATGTCTGCATATTTGAACTTGTTAGTAAGTGTGAAATGCTAGTACATATATCCGGAGTTGGAGGAAAAGCACTCCAGCCTCCTTCATGA
- the LOC110667024 gene encoding B3 domain-containing protein REM16 isoform X2, whose protein sequence is MSVKMEEGASGDCRSWNEEIYWTHFQYIHFSQFLHAGFDQCLAIPENFTRNLTRKLPDTVTLKGPSGTKWEIGLTANENTLFFDHGWKEFVKDHSLEENDILVFKYNGESNFDVLMFNGWSMCEKAASYFLRKREPKENDCGCQIERKSGQSCAGVAIGSSLKKKPKHNDIHTTPLKQPVISKVANKKAQRDLKFKKPISTKNSAGNKEPYTCDEDIEAKPGIEQTKEEAESVIQLAQATLTDKGFIVEMKPTHVSRKFFMSIPATWVGKHISCRENQDVILRIKENTWCTRLYYRKRPNRGGLACTGWRSFVLDNKLHEFDVCVFEPSCLANKSIILDVNIFRVNK, encoded by the exons ATGTCAGTCAAAATGGAAGAAGGGGCATCCGGGGATTGCAGAAGCTGGAATGAGGAAATTTACTGGACCCATTTTCAGTACATCCATTTCTCTCAGTTTCTCCATGCTGGGTTTGATCAGTGCTTG GCAATCCCTGAAAATTTTACTAGAAATTTGACAAGGAAGTTGCCTGATACTGTGACTCTTAAAGGTCCTTCTGGTACCAAATGGGAAATAGGCCTAACTGCAAATGAAAATACCTTGTTCTTTGACCACGGTTGGAAAGAATTTGTCAAAGATCACTCTCTTGAAGAGAATGATATCTTGGTCTTTAAGTACAACGGAGAATCTAATTTTGATGTTTTAATGTTCAACGGGTGGAGTATGTGTGAGAAGGCAGCTTCCTATTTTCTGAGAAAACGTGAACCTAAAGAAAATGACTGTGGATGCCAAATTGAAAGAAAAAGTGGTCAAAGTTGTGCTGGAGTTGCCATTGGAAGTTCTCTGAAAAAGAAACCTAAACATAATGATATCCACACTACACCATTAAAGCAGCCTGTCATCTCCAAAGTTGCTAATAAGAAAGCTCAAAGAGATCTTAAGTTCAAGAAGCCCATTTCTACCAAGAACAGTGCAGGAAACAAAGAACCTTATACTTGTGATGAGGACATAGAGGCAAAACCTG GCATTGAGCAGACAAAGGAAGAAGCAGAGAGTGTAATACAATTAGCACAAGCAACACTAACTGATAAGGGCTTTATTGTGGAGATGAAACCCACACATGTATCCAGAAAATTTTTTATG TCAATCCCTGCTACATGGGTGGGTAAACACATCTCTTGTAGAGAAAATCAAGATGTGATTCTACGTATTAAAGAGAATACATGGTGCACAAGATTATATTATCGTAAAAGACCAAATAGAGGAGGACTTGCTTGTACCGGGTGGAGGAGTTTTGTTTTGGATAACAAGCTACATGAATTTGATGTGTGTGTGTTTGAACCCAGTTGCCTTGCCAACAAGTCCATTATCCTAGATGTTAACATCTTTCGTGTTAATAAATGA